From Onychostoma macrolepis isolate SWU-2019 chromosome 19, ASM1243209v1, whole genome shotgun sequence, a single genomic window includes:
- the nxph1 gene encoding neurexophilin-1, which produces MRATCWCAVFLLTPAVYLVSSAHGSIPGKSELLKSGSPKSTLKHIWTESSKDLSISRLLSQTLHGKENATALDLHYDTPEPYSEQDLWDWLRNTTDLQDSRPRAKRRPMVKTGKFKKMFGWGDFHSNIKTVKLNLLITGKIVDHGNGTFSVFFRHNSTGQGNVSVSLVPPSKIVEFDLTAQQSVIDSKDSKSFNCRIEYEKVERGSKNTLCNFDPSKTCYQEQTQSHVSWLCSKPFKVICIYISFYSTDYKLVQKVCPDYNYHSDTPYFPSG; this is translated from the coding sequence GTTTCAAGTGCCCACGGTTCTATCCCGGGGAAGTCGGAGCTGCTCAAATCAGGGAGCCCCAAGTCGACACTAAAGCATATATGGACAGAAAGCAGTAAGGACTTGTCCATCAGTCGACTTCTATCACAGACTCTCCATGGGAAGGAAAACGCAACAGCCCTGGACCTGCACTATGACACTCCGGAGCCTTACTCAGAGCAGGATCTGTGGGACTGGCTGAGGAATACCACGGATCTGCAGGACTCCAGGCCTCGAGCCAAACGGCGGCCGATGGTCAAGACGGGCAAGTTCAAGAAAATGTTCGGCTGGGGAGATTTCCACTCCAACATCAAAACGGTCAAGCTCAACCTCCTGATCACCGGAAAGATCGTCGATCACGGCAACGGCACCTTCAGCGTCTTCTTCCGCCATAACTCCACGGGCCAGGGCAACGTGTCCGTCAGCCTGGTCCCGCCCAGCAAAATCGTGGAGTTTGACTTGACGGCCCAGCAGTCGGTCATTGACTCCAAGGATTCCAAGTCCTTCAACTGCCGCATCGAGTACGAGAAAGTGGAGAGGGGCTCCAAGAACACGCTCTGCAACTTCGACCCGTCCAAGACATGTTACCAGGAGCAGACGCAAAGCCACGTATCCTGGCTCTGCTCGAAGCCCTTCAAAGTCATTTGCATTTACATCTCCTTCTACAGCACCGACTACAAGCTAGTGCAGAAAGTCTGCCCAGATTATAACTACCACAGCGATACTCCTTACTTCCCTTCTGGCTGA